The Sulfuricurvum sp. IAE1 genomic interval AATGGGTTGAAATTGGTGTCAAAAAGAAGATAAATGAACAGTCGAAATAAAATAGTCGGTAAAATTGCATCACTTTTCAGTGGAGAATAAAATGGCAATAAAAATATGGCATAACAATCGTTGTAGTAAATCCCGTGAGGCTTTAAAACTATTAGAAGATCAAGGCAAGGAAATTGAAATCTACAACTATTTACAAGAATCCCCAAGCGTTGATGATATCAAGGACGTATTAAATAAACTTGGTATCAAGGCTAAAGATCTTATGCGAACGAAAGAGACCATCTTCAAAGAACTTGGTTTAGAGAATATTCAAGACGAACAAACCCTTATTAAAGCAATGGTTGATAATCCAAAGTTGATTGAGAGACCCATAATTATCACTGACACTAAGACAATAATCGGACGCCCGCCATCATTGGTTTTAGATCTCTAAATCATCAAGCGCAGTTTGTCCTATTGAACGTTAAAATC includes:
- the arsC gene encoding arsenate reductase (glutaredoxin) (This arsenate reductase requires both glutathione and glutaredoxin to convert arsenate to arsenite, after which the efflux transporter formed by ArsA and ArsB can extrude the arsenite from the cell, providing resistance.) is translated as MAIKIWHNNRCSKSREALKLLEDQGKEIEIYNYLQESPSVDDIKDVLNKLGIKAKDLMRTKETIFKELGLENIQDEQTLIKAMVDNPKLIERPIIITDTKTIIGRPPSLVLDL